AGTTCATCTCGTTCGAATCAACACCCGCGATCAGTGTTAGCACGAGGCAGGGCTCCAAGACACAGAGGATAAAGTGCACGGGCGGGCGCGTGTGGCCGGAGGCCTCGCCTACGGTGAACGGCGAGGCGGACGGAGGTGGCACAGAGGACAGCAATCACAGCGTCTTGATGGTCTCACGTTGTTGACAGTTTAATCCCTCACCCTCTAAAACCATTACCCACAGTCCTGACCCCAGGACCAGCCTAATCCGAGGGACAACGAGTCCTGGCCTGTGCTACAGGGACGGGGTTTCAGGCACAGAGGCTCCAGCGAGGTGCCGGAAGGGGATCACCAGTGCCGGGTGACAACGGCCTGCCCCCGTAACGCCTCGCCTCCCGCCATCTGCCTGCCCCTGTACCGCCAGCACTGTGTTCACAGGGAAAGAGCATTTCTgacttttctgattttaaagacactaaaattaaaaaccgAACTTGGTATCATCGTTCTTCGaagaggattttaaaaaacaGGGGAAGAACCCACTGCTGGGCCCCACGCATCTGCCTGGGATGGGCCAGGAGCAGCAGAGGCGCCCACGAGCACCCGGGTGCTCCCGCGGGGCCTCCCGTGTGGCCGGGGCTCTTACCTGTGCCATCTTAGCAAGGTCTAGGGAAGGCCTCTGCTCCTGCACCTCCTCTGGGCGCCGCCGCTTGACGCCGACCTTCTTGTCGTTAAGGACGCACGGCTGGGAGCGGCTTCGGGACAGCCCGCTGGAGCGCCTGGCCAGCTCTGGTGTTGAGGCAGGTGTGCTGTTGGCTGAGGGTGGACAGTACTCCGCAAAGGAAAACTGCTCGTGCGAGCAGGAGAAGGACCGCTGCATGTCGAGCCGGCCGCCTCCCACGGGGGTCGGGTCAGGGCTCCAGATGTCGCCTGCCTGTCCACAGGTGGCCGAGCCCGGCGCCCCTTGGCAGGGCTGACCTCCAAAGCGGTGGTGGAACCCTGCCTGGTCATAGGGCGAGGAGAGCGCATTGGCCCGGGAGGGGAGGCTGAAACTAGAGCTTCTCTGCATGGTGCTGAAGCCGTTGGAATAGCGCTGGACGCTGCCCCCGCTGTAACAGCGTCTCTTCTCCACCGGAGTCCAGACTTTGGAGCCCAAGGGCCTCCACGATGTCCGGCAGCTGGACATTTCATCGGAGAAGGACAGTGACCGGCACTGGCGTTTGCTGGGGGGTGCTGAGGGGTTCCCGTTGTGGTCGCTGAGGCTGAGGTCTTTGATCAGGTTGGTCACCGCGCAGGCGGTCGCTGCCTCCCGGTGCCACAGAGCGCCGTCCTGACACTTCTCGGGCAGGCACTCCCAGATGCTGGCGCTCGGCTGCTCGATCTGAAGAGGGCATTTCCTGTCCAGGTCTCGCCATCTGTCATTTTCTGGTTcagaaatgacaaagagaaaacaggattTGAGAAGGCCTCCATGCCAgccctctgcctcctcaccaaGAGTTCATCTTAAACAGGATTCTAGAGCCAGGAAGGCTCTAACTGTGTAGacgagaaactgaggctcggagaggggACGGGAATCCCAGAGTTTTGCATCAGGAGCAGAGCAAGCCTGGGCTGCACGTACCACACACTCCCCACCGCCCGCCGGCCTCCTGGTATAGCTTCCTTCCCAAAAGTCCGTACTGCCTCCCAGGAAAGTCCAAAACAACAGTTTTCACCCAAACgccttcccattttatagatgggaaatcgacctgccccacccctcccctggcctGCAGCGTCAGGGCAGTATGTTTGTTACGGTCTCTCCCAGTGCTTGGCTGCTCTGGGGCTGGGACTCAATGCCCTGGCAGAAGACCAAAGAGGAGTCTTTTGCTAAGCGGGAGGGTCAAGGTCGAATTGGAGGGTGGGTACTGCCAGGTTAGTTCATCTGAATTCCATCTCGAGAATACTTGCTGACGATAGAAACTGGAAATTGATTTATGCCTCCACCACCATGCTCTTCAACATCAATGTCATCACCAATAGCCGCCAATCATAGAGCACTCTCCTTGTGTTCACCTGATTTCTCACGGCATCGAGGACACTTAAAGCCGTtaaaatctgggggcgcctgggtggctcagtcggttaagcactgacttcagctcgggtcatgatctcacggttcacgagttccagccccgcgtcaggctctgtggtgacagctcagagcctggcgcctgtttcggattctgtctctctctgtctctcgctctctcagcccctcccccactcatgctctgtctctcaaaaataaataaacgttaaattttttttttgttttaaaccatcaAAATCTGTAGGAGCATGTCTTGGGCTGCACAGACTTAAGGGTACAATTGAAACTTACATATTCAGGCCTCTGCTTGAACACATGAATAAAGAAgctacctccccacccccacccccaactagGAAATGCTGACTTTGCACTTGAACCTTTATTTTAGTGAAATATTCAGGAcctatttgttgtttttctactATAgaatcaggcactgtgctgagaatTTTAGGAGGGCAGGCACAAATACACCTGATACAATTCTGGTGTTCAAGTTCATAACACAAAAGCAGAGTTAAGAAATACGTTGTGCTTCCAGGGATCAACATATTGGCAAGGTTCTGGCTTTCTTGACACACGTTTATAAACTGTACACACAGGAATATACAGAAAACTACGGCTTGAGTCGTTCAGCCTGTAGAAGGACGGACGTAAAACCGGAAATGACATTCGGGTAGGGGTTCGATGCTCACCGATTCTCACAGCACTGCAGTCAGTTACTCCCACGGGGGAGCAGATATCCCCCTGGCCGCTGTAACCCACAAGGCTCCCTGTGCACCATCACTGCCCAAGTGGGGAGACAGAGGCTGGAGGAAGTTGAGTGAGCGGCCCGGGGCCACACAAATGACCGCAGCCTGGCCCAACCCAGAGCCCTGTTCTTTTCACTACACTGCAGCGCTGAGGGGAAGGAACCACAGGGAGCCCGACATCGGCCCTGCCCTCCACGAGTTTAGGAGTCATACAGGGTGGACCATCCACTCAGAAAACCACGGCGAAACCCACAGGAGTGCACCAGTCTGCAAGGACCACACAGGGTGCAACCCCTAGGCCCAGATCCCCACCACTTAGGCCACTTCTCAAAGGACACAGACAGACATCAAAGGACAGACCCTGGGCTGAGTGTCGGTAGCTACTGGACAGGCTCAAAGGGAATTGACCAGTGAGGCCCAAAAGGAGGCTCACGCGCCCAAGATAAGCCAAATTAGGGCTAAATGTGACACTCTCATCTAGGGTGCCCTGCCACAGTTATGAGACACGTCTAAGGGGTTGGGACCCTGTGCAGGGGACGTGGGAGGAACCGGCCAGAGGCCATTCCCACAAGGGGGCCTCAGAAGCTGGAGACGCGGGGGAGAGATTTTCCAGAAGCCCAGACCAGTTGGGACCAAACCAGGCCAGTCACCAAATGTTCAATTCACGTCCCTCTCCGTATCCTCCTGGGCCCCGGTGCACAAGTCTCCATACATGGCCCGTTCACTAAATTTGACAAATTATCACCATGAATCAATCGCCTTTGTGCAAGTAGCATTTATGTTGTTCGAAATAAGTCTTCACTGCCCACTGTCCCTGGAGCAGCCACTATTCTTTTAAACCAGTTTCGATTTGACATTTGTTAGCAGTTGAAAGATCAGTAaactaataataaaggaaaattatctgTTATCTGCTTTGCAAAAAGAAGAGTTACCCTCAGAACCAAGTGAAGATTTGCGTGTCATGATGTTCTGCAAAGTGACACGAGTGACAGCGGAACGGGAGCCACAACTGAAACGCCCTCCAGGCGGGGCTGGTGACATAAaccagggaggaagacagagcatgaaaacaGGACCGTTTCAGAGAATGCTAATGATGTAATTCCAAACCTGAAAACAACAGGGCAGAAAAACCATATGGATATAGCAGGATTCCTATTTTGTCAAATATGTATGTTATCTGTGaagattaagagaaaataaaccaaaatgttcACAGTCGAATGAGAGATAGCTACATTCTCTATAAGGACAAATCTATTGCCAAAAGTGTGGGGGATGTGGCCACCAAGCCCACTGGTGCGGGCCCGGGGTCACGGCCAGGGCCTATGATCCCAGCCTCCTCTGGGTTTGGTCCTTCGGTCTTTTAGGGAGTTCTCTTACGATAACACTGGCCACCAACTTCTCTTTGGAGACAGGGCCCGGAGGCATCAGGTGGGTCAGGAATGCGACCAACTGAGgaaggacccagggagcccagccaCAGAGCAGCGGGGGCCCCAACATGGAGCCACAGTAGCCCTGCTTAAGGAACCCAAGGCTCAACACAGACTGCCTCTGTTCGAGGCCTTGGGAAACCcgtgaaattaaaaagaattgatCCCATTCTCAGAGGAAACTACtttctattccattttaatttcactGCGCTGGAACTTTCCCATCTCCAGGGAAGTCATGAGAAGTAAGGGGACTTGGGAGTCAATTAAGCAGAACATTCGGTCCCTCTCATCTGACAGCACCATTCCTCCCCCATGGCCACCTCGTGATCTTGGTGCATCCTGACAGGATGCACGGGCCTCCCCATTCCAGGCTCACCTCCTCACTGCCTCCAGAGAACTTCTCGGGGCCCATGCCTAGCATGGTCTGACCCCAGGCAGTTGCCCATGCATGGCCTTGCAGAAAGAAGGCGAACGTTTTAGACTGGCATCCCGATCCCGTCTCCCCAGTTCACCCTGCTCTAGACACCCTGAACTTCCTGTGACATCAGACAAGAAGCAGGCACAGTCGAAACCATCTTCAAGGACCCCTGAAAGAGCCCGTAAAGCACCCTCCCCCTCGTTTGTGGACACAGCCCAGAGAGTAGTTCTTACGTACCAGCTACCCTTAATAAAGCGGGAGTTTAGTGAAGCAGCCTCAGGAATGGGCACAGGGAACTTCTGTGAGAGGAGGTAGGTGCCCCAACTGCGTTCAGGGTCCCTCTCGAATCCCCGGCGGGGACCGGGTCGGATGGCTAGCGCTAGCGTGCTCCTGTTTGCCTGGGGGAACCACTCCGCTCCGTTTCAAGAGTAACCTTCTGTGACCCTAACGGTAAGATTTCCTCGTTGAAATGATTAAGGCTCGGTTCTTAACTGGGTCCACGGGTCAAACGTGAGCACGATGTGTCTGCAATGAATCTACAGTTTCCCCCCCTCCCAAACATCAGCTCTTTCACGCCCTTGCGCCTTTGCAAAGGCCTGGACTCTTCTCCTCCTGCCTTCATCCTTCCAGCAAGGGGCTCTTTCTAGTCCAGAAGAGCCAACTCCACATCACCTTCTCTGTAGATATGCCTTCTCCGTATTAGCCACTAGGCGCCCACAGCTCCGTCTGACTTTCAATCTTCCGGCCCAGACGTTGACTGAACCCTAATTATCTGTTTACGTGCCTGCTTCCACTGAGCCACAGGCTGTCAAGCACAGACCCAGCATGGCCGCCCAGGGCCCGGCACGGAGCCCGGCACACCGCAGACCTCAGCCGGTGGCGGCGGGTGCAGGAAGGAACGGACAGTGTGCCGGAAAGCGGCAGAGCCGGCTGTGGGGGTTCACTTGGCCTCAGTGGTCTTTTATCCTTGGTCAGGGAGGCACAGGCTGGGCTCCGAGTTCAACTTCCCACTTTACCGAGGCCGCGGATAGCTGCATGGGAAGCGGCCAGGAGTCTGGTTAGCGCTACGATGTCTGGGATTCTCTGGAAACACCACGCACTGCCCAACGTGGAGCACTGCTTCTGTGCCTCAACAGCAGCCAGGGGGCCACCTGGTCTGTCTGAGGGAcagatagtatttaaaaaaaatttttttttcatatttatttatttttgagacagagagagacagagcatgaacaggggagggtcagagagagagggagacacagaatctgaaacaggctccagcctctgagctgtcagcacagagcccgacatggggctcgaacccacggaccgtgagatcatgacctgagccgaagtcggacgcttaaccgactgagccacccaggcgccccgggacagATAGTATTTTAACGGTTACTATTTTTATCACTTGAAGAAGTATAACATAAGAAAAGTAAAGACAATGGAGGCTATGTTTAGCCTTTGTGTTTTCCCCCTTCACTCAAGGAACATAAAGCGATTTGCTGGGTCAGGTCATCAGACAAAAGAAACAGGAATAGAAGCCACTTTTTAATGGCAAACCGCCCTGAGCTTCTGGCCCTGACGTCACACTGTACAAAAAGGACCTCAGGAGGGCTCTGAGGAGAGGACACCGGATGCCCCCGCCCCTCCATTCAATATGACTCTGCACAAACAACTGTAACTCTTTCAAAAGCGACCAGGGCCACGGACCTGGGGAGTCCACTGAGCAGGGGTCACTTGGGAGGGTGGGACGGGTATGGACACGGGTTTGAGTCTCAGCTCTGCAgagttacttaatctctcagggcctcagtttcctcatgtgtaaaatgagagtGACAGACAGTGATGCCCTCGCAGAGCTATTTTCAGAACCAAACAGTTGCTTGGAACAAGGCCCGCGAGGGCACTGCGGGCTCTGCTCCTACCGCTGAGGCTCAGCTCTCCGGCAACTGGGCACCAAGCACTGTTGGGAGTGCCGGAGTGGCAACCTGTAGGCTctatggcaggatttcctccgTGTGGCTTGGGACCCCCTGCAGGAGCATCCCTTGGGGTGTTACAGTGCAATTCCTAGGCCCAGTCCCTTTCTCAGGAAACAATCTCTAGAGGGGAGGAGTCTGCATTTAAGTAAGCTCCTCtacgtccggcttcggctcaggtcatgatctcacggttggtgggttcgagccccgcgtcgggctctgtgctgacagctcagagcctggagccgcttcggattctgtgtctccctctctctcggcccattccctgctcgctctgtctgtctctgtctctctctctcaaaaataagtaaacattaaaaaaaaattttaaataagttcctCAGGTTATTTTGTGGCAAAATTGCTGAGAACTGCTCCTACAGGCTACTCGGGGACCTGGGTT
The sequence above is drawn from the Panthera tigris isolate Pti1 chromosome D2, P.tigris_Pti1_mat1.1, whole genome shotgun sequence genome and encodes:
- the FAM53B gene encoding protein FAM53B, whose translation is MVMILSKSLDNQGADSIACRTFNPELHTPKKMSQGPTLFSCGIMENDRWRDLDRKCPLQIEQPSASIWECLPEKCQDGALWHREAATACAVTNLIKDLSLSDHNGNPSAPPSKRQCRSLSFSDEMSSCRTSWRPLGSKVWTPVEKRRCYSGGSVQRYSNGFSTMQRSSSFSLPSRANALSSPYDQAGFHHRFGGQPCQGAPGSATCGQAGDIWSPDPTPVGGGRLDMQRSFSCSHEQFSFAEYCPPSANSTPASTPELARRSSGLSRSRSQPCVLNDKKVGVKRRRPEEVQEQRPSLDLAKMAQNCQTFSSLSCLSAGMDDCGPHSPFALHVSSTRSWTALLSASASSLGGRTPAGTPVPEPLPPALDDQLACKEEQCCEESGGCAPGEGCGRGWGPATAWRDRGVAGNSPCSLDGELDIEQIENN